The sequence aggaaCAACCTGTATCAAAGAAAACAAGAAGCCCAGCATATTCATGAGTTTGAAGATGTTGAGGAAGTGTACGACGAACAAGAGCAGACGACTAAGTTGCTTCAAAGATGTTTTGGATGCGGTTCAGAGcaagaggtggaggtgcTTTGAGCTTGCGTTATAGATTTTGTTGTACGCATGTACTGGGTTGTATAATGCGATTCGCAGAAAATCATCTGCAATCATTTTGGTTGCGCTCTCGAGGAACAAATCATATGCCATACGTAGACGGATGGACCGGACAATACGGAGCCACCAGAGGTGGAGGCCGATTACGCAACGACATCTTTTTTGTCGGGAGACGGAGATGGCCGATAATTAACGAAGAAGGACCACATGGTGGTGATTCATGTCGTGTTTGATAACTATGAAAAAATTCGTACTCGAAACAGAATAGATTGTGAAGGCGAAGTAAGAAGGGTGGCATTACTCGTGAATATGCATACTAAATACCTCGTAATGGGCAGCATGCGGATGTAGATGAATGAATGTAGATATACACCGCGTTTAGCACCAGAACTGACCCAACAGATCGGCTATTTGTCAAAGATTCTGATTGGAGATTACAACGAAAGGAACGCGTCGTTTATTCTGATTATCAGGCTTCTTTCGTTTTTTCCGTGCTTCACCACTatttttttctcttctgTATCTCTTCACCCTTCGTTCCCGACTGTCTTCAAATTAGCTCGGAATTCCCACTCCGACCTGAAATCTAATATTCACTTTTCCTGTGAAGATGGCAGACTCCCCTTGGGTCTCTGCGGCTTCCAAAGTCATCTCCGACTCAAGTTGCAATAAAGTCTGGGATGGTATAGATTTCACTTCATGTTTCCGCGAAAAGTAAGTGCGGTCAAGTAATTGTCAGGGAAAATCTCTAATGCTAACACGGATCTAGGTATCTCCAAAATGCTCCATATTTCCTTATAGCAGCTTCCGCCCTTTATCTTCTCTCCACCCTCCCATCTCGCAGGGCTCGCAGATCCCAAGATTCCTTATCAGCCTCAACTCTCGTCTCCTCCTCCTACCCCTCAGATCTCGCCAACCTCGAATCTAGCGTTATCCTTGATTCCATCGCTACCAATCTCCTCCCGCCATGGTTTGCTTCTACCCCTTCGAAGCCCGCAGAAAGACTACCTGAGGGTGAGGCCGAGCGGGTGATTGTGGATTTTGTCAAGCAAAAAAGGAGGGACGTGACAAGATGGCAGGATTTGAGGTTTTGGATTGGCCTTTTAGGTGCTGTGACGTGGTTTGAGGTCGAATTGGCGAGGGCGGTGATGCAAGGAAGCTGGAAGGATGTCATTTTTCCCGCCTGGTTATCCCTTATCTCCATCATCACCCACTCTCACATCACTCCTCTCTTGTCATTACACTCTATGACATCGCTTATCCTTTTCAGGACCTTAATGATCCACCCGAACCCTTCAAAATTGCACATTGCGTGTTTTGCCGTGGAGATAGTATACTGCATCGCGATGCTGGGGTTGCCATACCACGAGAATCTGGATAGGTTGTTGGAAGGTGCGAAGAGTAAAGGAGGGGGTAGTTTGGGAAGCTTTGGGAGCAAGCTGCCTAAGCATTGTGAAGAGCCTGCTTGTGAGTTTATCTTGCTGTCTGTTTATGATGTGGAAGCTGATATTCGATCCAGCCGCATGGTCTCGAGGAACATACAACTTTATGCTTCCCCTACTTTTCAAACACTATCTTACTCCCATTACGCTAGAGAACATCCCAGCTATCCGTGAAGACGATTCATCAGCTGGCTCTCTCGGTGCTTTTCGAGCTTTCAGTGCTAAACGGGACGCTACCTACTCGAAAAAACATAACGGTGCTaagaggagaagaaatCTGGGTCTCGAACTGGCGATGTTCTTTGCTCCTGAACTCGGTTGGCAAATTGTACGTTTAgtccttttcttttcctttgTCCTTCCCAGTCGGCTGCACACTCAATCTCAAAATAGCTCTGGGCGTCagtcttcatcttcttccaatACCTCCCTCCAAACGGTCTTCGATTACTCCTGCAATACGTCAAACAACGAGAGACTAACCCTCAGCCCACACACGTAGCCGTCCTCTACGTGGCTATGATGGTCGTTGGACAATGCATGTCTGCCATTACCCTTGGCCAAGCACTATACCTCGGTAGACGATTGTGTATCAGAATTCGAGCAATCATCATTGCTGAAGTATTTGCGAAAGCTCTTCGAAGGAGAGATGTCTCTGGCGACGTGAAAAAGTCTATGCCTACCAAATCTACCGCCCCTGCTGCCGCTGATGGAAAGGGGAATGACCAAGCCCAGAACCTTGCTGAAGGTGAAGGTACGACGGGTGAAGGAAAAATCACTAACCTAGTCTCTGTCGATGCGTTTACCATCTCCGAGATCTGCGCTTACTCCTATTACGTCGTCTCCTGCCCTCTCGCCATTGTCGTCAACAGTGTGCTTCTTTATCAAACCCTCGGCCCCGCTGCTTTCGCGGGTATCGCCGTCTTGGTGGCAGTCATGCCTGCTCAGTATGGGATGAGCAGACTCTACATGAGCCGCCAGAAAAAGTTTATGACAGCTACCGACGCAAGGCTCGAAAGTGTCACCGAGGTCATTGCCCACATCAAGCTCATCAAATTCAACGCTTGGGAGGGCAAGTTCTTTGACCGGATGATGATTACGCGTGAAAAAGAGTTGCGCATGCTCGCTCGCCGATATGCGACTGCAGTCCTATTCCAATTGCTCGTGTGGAGTACACCGGTAATAGTCACTGGTGTAGCTTTTGCCGTGCATAGCTTGTGGTTGAAGCAGCCTCTCACGGCTGACAAGGCGTTTGCATCGTTGATCCTGTTCAACATGCTGAAAGACCCTATTGCCCTCGCCCAAGACACTGTGACAAGGTTGATTCAAGCGTCAACGTCTTGCAGTCGTATCCAAAAGTACCTTGAGGAACCTGACACTCTCAAATACCGACAGCTTTCCACACCTGGGCCTAATGAACCCCAAATCGGGTTCAAAGACGCCGTTCTCGGTTACCTGACCCCGGGAGAAGCTGCCAAACTGGAATCCGACCAATCTGAGCCTTTTAATCTCCGCGGATTGAACGTATCCTTCCCCGTCGGCAAGCTGAGTGTGGTCTGCGGTCCAGTGGGTTCAGGAAAGACGACCCTTATCCTCGGTTTACTCGGTGAGACACTGCTTCTCGAGGGTCAGGTATTCATGCCGGACGATCATGCCAACAGGGACGTTTGCCCTATTGACCCTGCTACCGGACTTGCTGACACCGTCGCATACTGTGCCCAGACACCTTGGTTGGTCGGTGCTAGTATCAAGGAGAACATTATCTTTGGGTCCAATTGGGATAAAGAGAGGTACGACCATGTCATCAAGGCTTGTGCGCTCCAGCGAGACTTTGAGATTTTTGAGCTTGGCGATGAGACAGAAGTGGGAGAAAAGGGGACTACCTGCTCTGGTGGCCAAAAGGCGCGTATCTCTCTTGCTCGTGCTTTCTACTCGTCCGCAAAGACCATCATCCTCGACGACGTTCTCTCAGCAGTAGATGCCCACACGGCTCGACATCTGTACGAGCAAATTCTTCAAGGTCCACTAATCCAGGGTAGGACAGTGATTCTCGTGACACACCAGGTGAATATGGTTAGTCCAGCAGCGGATATGGTCGTCATGCTCGATAACGGGACCGTTACCGCTTCCGGCTCACCCTCAGAGTTGGCAGCTTCAGGTGCATTGGACTTGTTGGAAGATGATAGTGAAAGGGATGAGGCGAGCGCTGGCACGAGCGTCGCTGCGCCCCCGACTTTGAGGGCCGCACCTGGTTCACCCGTCCAGCGTGATACCAATATCCCGTATATTGAAGACCAACTGGACTCCCCggctgaagaagaactcgctgaacaacaaaaacaagtGGACGCAAACCGTGCTGCTCAGACAGACGAGACCACCCGCCTCGGCAAACAGCTTGTAGCCGCCGAAACTTCATCTCAGGGCACCGTGCAAGCTGCAACTTATATGCTTTATTTCAAAGCCCTGGGAGGTATCACAATCTGGGTCATCGTGGTCATTGTTTTCTTTGGTTCTCAGATGCTCCAGGTCGCGAACAATGCTTGGATCAAGGAATGGGCCAATGCCGATGACAGGGCGGCATCCGCTTCGCTCTTGGGCAAAGCAGCATTCACTGTCTATCAGATCGTGATTGATGCTAGGGAGTACATTCAAGCAGAGGTGGAACGAAAGCATTCGACAGCGTATTATCTGGCAATATACTGGGCTATCTCCGCTTTCTATTTAATTGCTGTGGTCGGCAGGGTTGGTATTTCTTTTATTGGAGCACTGAAGGCCAGTCGACACATGTATGATCGATTGTTGCAGCGGATCTTGGGTGCGAGGATGAGGTTCTTTGATTCTACACCTTCGTGAGTGGTTTTGATTTGTCTAATGGGGATGCTTATCTAATATATTTGATGCAGGGGTCGAATTTTGAACCGATTAAGTAAAGACATGTCCTCTATCGACCAGGAAACCGGCGAAAGTGAATTTATGTTTCCATTCCGTGATGCGGGGAACGTGCTAATATGATATGTCAGTCTGT comes from Cryptococcus gattii WM276 chromosome G, complete sequence and encodes:
- a CDS encoding ATP-binding cassette (ABC) transporter, putative (Similar to TIGR gene model, INSD accession AAW44521.1) is translated as MADSPWVSAASKVISDSSCNKVWDGIDFTSCFREKYLQNAPYFLIAASALYLLSTLPSRRARRSQDSLSASTLVSSSYPSDLANLESSVILDSIATNLLPPWFASTPSKPAERLPEGEAERVIVDFVKQKRRDVTRWQDLRFWIGLLGAVTWFEVELARAVMQGSWKDVIFPAWLSLISIITHSHITPLLSLHSMTSLILFRTLMIHPNPSKLHIACFAVEIVYCIAMLGLPYHENLDRLLEGAKSKGGGSLGSFGSKLPKHCEEPASAWSRGTYNFMLPLLFKHYLTPITLENIPAIREDDSSAGSLGAFRAFSAKRDATYSKKHNGAKRRRNLGLELAMFFAPELGWQILWASVFIFFQYLPPNGLRLLLQYVKQRETNPQPTHVAVLYVAMMVVGQCMSAITLGQALYLGRRLCIRIRAIIIAEVFAKALRRRDVSGDVKKSMPTKSTAPAAADGKGNDQAQNLAEGEGTTGEGKITNLVSVDAFTISEICAYSYYVVSCPLAIVVNSVLLYQTLGPAAFAGIAVLVAVMPAQYGMSRLYMSRQKKFMTATDARLESVTEVIAHIKLIKFNAWEGKFFDRMMITREKELRMLARRYATAVLFQLLVWSTPVIVTGVAFAVHSLWLKQPLTADKAFASLILFNMLKDPIALAQDTVTRLIQASTSCSRIQKYLEEPDTLKYRQLSTPGPNEPQIGFKDAVLGYLTPGEAAKLESDQSEPFNLRGLNVSFPVGKLSVVCGPVGSGKTTLILGLLGETLLLEGQVFMPDDHANRDVCPIDPATGLADTVAYCAQTPWLVGASIKENIIFGSNWDKERYDHVIKACALQRDFEIFELGDETEVGEKGTTCSGGQKARISLARAFYSSAKTIILDDVLSAVDAHTARHLYEQILQGPLIQGRTVILVTHQVNMVSPAADMVVMLDNGTVTASGSPSELAASGALDLLEDDSERDEASAGTSVAAPPTLRAAPGSPVQRDTNIPYIEDQLDSPAEEELAEQQKQVDANRAAQTDETTRLGKQLVAAETSSQGTVQAATYMLYFKALGGITIWVIVVIVFFGSQMLQVANNAWIKEWANADDRAASASLLGKAAFTVYQIVIDAREYIQAEVERKHSTAYYLAIYWAISAFYLIAVVGRVGISFIGALKASRHMYDRLLQRILGARMRFFDSTPSGRILNRLSKDMSSIDQETGEICMYFANSCLSAATILVVVTVSTPAFLSALVLICFLYWVIGSLYVATNREIKRIDSVTRSPIFISFTEVLVGMSTIRSYGDSARFMRKLFHELDQNTRCFWYLWQINRILNNYSNFVGAFVTVFAALFALKNKSMDAGAVGLSVSYALSFTEYVLWVVRLYAAVEMSMNSVERVGEYLELEVEEESHEKGKEPPAYWPTSDGSIIVENLTCRYAPQLEPVLKDVSFTIGPKEKIGVCGRTGSGKSTLALSFFRFLFQESGKITIDGEDIAELSLNALRSRLTILPQEAQLFSGTVRDNLDPFDQHEDADIWDALAQCGLVGKSRLSSRATSRVQSGADLTSLSSSTTKELNASLVKSVLKKSLKNGEEGEEGGERVVIRSLEEKVAVGGKNFSQGQRQLLALARGLLKLRNSSFLIMDESTANLDHATDATIQNVLRTGLADTQMLVIAHRLMTVAGLDKILVLDHGKVMEYGAPWELMQKEKGIFRELCKQSGEETQLWEMAKIVHEAKQNASARS